Proteins encoded in a region of the Eulemur rufifrons isolate Redbay chromosome 15, OSU_ERuf_1, whole genome shotgun sequence genome:
- the TBCC gene encoding tubulin-specific chaperone C, whose amino-acid sequence MEASSCSAAAVGNGDMGSQRDMSLVPERLQRREQDRQLEVEKRKQKRQNQEVEEEKSDFFTAAFARERAAVEELLEGGESVQRLEDAASRLQGLQKLLNDSVLFLAAYDLRQGQETLARLQAALAERRQELQPKKRFAFKNRRKDGASSTKVDAAPGAPASESILASPLPLKEEGGFGSSWVCGFSNLESQVLEKKADELHQRDVLLTELSNCTIKLYGNPNTLRLTKARSCKLLCGPVSTSVFLEDCSDCVLAVACQQLRVHSTRDTRIFLQVISRAIVEDCSGIQFAPYTWTYPGMDKDFAGSGLDRSKNNWNDVDDFNWLARDVASPNWSILPEEERRIQWD is encoded by the coding sequence ATGGAGGCTTCTAGTTGCTCCGCTGCCGCAGTGGGGAACGGGGACATGGGGTCCCAGCGGGACATGAGCCTGGTGCCTGAGCGACTTCAGAGACGCGAACAAGATCGGCAACTGGAGGTGGAAAAGCGGAAGCAAAAGCGACAGAaccaggaggtggaggaggagaagagcGACTTTTTCACTGCTGCCTTCGCTCGGGAGCGAGCGGCCGTGGAAGAGCTTCTGGAGGGCGGGGAGTCAGTCCAGCGGCTGGAGGATGCAGCCTCTCGGCTCCAGGGACTGCAGAAACTTCTCAACGACTCAGTTTTGTTCCTGGCCGCCTACGACCTGCGGCAGGGACAAGAGACACTGGCGCGGCTGCAGGCGGCCCTAGCCGAGCGGCGCCAGGAACTGCAGCCCAAGAAGCGTTTCGCTTTCAAGAACCGGAGAAAGGATGGTGCTTCGTCCACCAAAGTGGACGCGGCTCCTGGCGCCCCGGCGTCTGAAAGCATCCTGGCCTCTCCGCTGCCCttgaaggaggaaggaggcttTGGCTCCAGCTGGGTCTGCGGTTTCTCCAACCTGGAGTCCCAAGTCTTGGAGAAGAAAGCCGACGAGCTGCACCAGCGCGACGTCCTTTTGACCGAACTGAGTAACTGCACGATCAAGCTGTATGGCAATCCCAACACCCTGCGGTTGACCAAGGCCCGTAGCTGCAAGCTGCTCTGCGGCCCAGTGTCCACCTCCGTGTTCCTGGAGGACTGCAGTGACTGCGTGCTGGCCGTGGCCTGCCAACAGCTCCGCGTACATAGCACGAGAGACACCCGCATCTTCCTGCAGGTGATCAGTAGAGCCATCGTGGAGGACTGCAGTGGGATCCAATTCGCCCCTTACACCTGGACCTACCCGGGGATGGACAAAGACTTCGCGGGCTCTGGTTTAGATAGGAGCAAAAATAACTGGAACGACGTTGACGATTTCAACTGGCTGGCCCGGGATGTGGCCTCTCCAAACTGGAGTATTCTTCCTGAAGAGGAGCGAAGGATCCAGTGGGACTAA